Genomic segment of Veillonella parvula DSM 2008:
ATCGGTGGTGTGGTCATTACTCATGGCACAGATAGCATGGAGGAGACAGCGTATTTTCTGAATCTGACAGTTCATACAGACAAGCCTATTGTTATTACTGGATCTATGAGACCTGCAGGTGCTATTAGTGCAGACGGGCCGATTAATTTATTGCAAGCAATCCAAGTAGCGAGAACACCATCGTCTGTAGGTAAAGGGGTGGTAGTCGTATTAAATGGCTACATTGATGGGGCAAGGGATGTATCTAAATGCAACACTACTAATGTAGCGACTTTTGATAGCCCATTAGTGGGACATCTTGGTATTGTACAAGATGGTATTGCCCATTATTATAAAACGTCGACTCGCCGACATACGCAAGACTCTGTATTTGATGTAAGTAAATTATCTGAGTTGCCTCGTGTAGTTATAATGACTTGCTATGGTGGTATGGATGATATGGTGCCTATGAGTGTAGTTGCTACAAATCCTGACGGTTTAATCTTAACAGGTCTTGGTCATGGTACAATCCCACAAAACGTACGTCAAATCACACAGAATACAAAGTTTCCAACGGTACGTGCTTCTCGTACCGGTAGTGGTATGGTATCTGCAGTGCCACAAGATGCACTGGCAAACTATCTAGTATGTGATACTTTAAGTCCACAAAAAGCGCGTATTTTATTGATGCTAGGGCTTACAAAAACTAAAAATCTTAAAAAGTTACAACAATTCTTCTATGATTATTAAAAGCACATAATATTTATGGAACATAATGATTCTTTGAACTAATAATTAATTTAATAAAAGTTGAGAAAATATCTCAAAATTTAATTTGATATTCATTTTCAAGAATTATACTACATGTAACAGTTTTATATGCAATAAACCGCACATTCCGATCGCCTAGGATGTGCGGTTTTTCATTTGTATTATATTTTTCATATATGAGTGGGGTGTTGAATGATAATTTGGGGGCATTCTAGATGTTTTTGGATATCACAAGATAGGATTATTCAGCTCCAATAGCATTTTCTAGTGCTCTTTGTACGCCTACATAGACGGCCTTGGCTAAAGTGTCTCCAAATAGTGAGAAGGAGCCAGCATCGGTTAAGATATCTCCATTTGTATCGATGGTGAGAACGATACCATCTGTAGAGGTACCTGTGGCAGATGTTTTGCGTTCTTTCGTAATTGCGTCAGGAATGTCTTCGTTAATAAACGGATGGAGGCGTACGCTTTCAACATTCCAATCTTGTAGGGCTGCGGTTTTAGCCTCGGTAATCGTCATGATAGCTTTTACCATAGCGCTATCTGTTAAAGCTTTATTTGTAAATACGAGGATATTAATTGTGCCTGGTACTATGAAGTCTCCATCACGCTCTTCATAACAATAACCTGTACCTGCGCGATGTGCCGTTTTTTCATAGCCTGCAGTCACGATAGTTTCTACGATAGTATCATGTTCTTCGACTTTGGCATAGGCGTGTAGATGCATTGTGGCAGACGTGAGGAGGGCTGTACTAAAATGAACAGGTGTATCAATGTGCTCAAATTCTTGAGCTAAATAATCGGCTACAGAGCCACCGGGTAAATCTTTTTCTGTTTCGATTTGATATGTTAGCTGTTGATTACGTACGGCTAGAGTATGGTGATAGCCACCATTTAATTGTCCGCTCGAAAGAGAATAGTGGATATCGTCAAAGTGTACCGTGACGGAGTGTAACTCTCTAGTTACATAGCCTCCAGTAGCGAGTTCTTGGGGTGCTTCGTATAGATTTTTGAACATGTAAGTCTCCCTAGTTTTATGATTGTTATATATGGAATATAACGATATAATATCTTTATTATCGTATTGCGAATGCATATGTAAAATTATAGCATATATGTTTACTGTTATTATATTGACATTATGTTGAGACGTATATTTGTTATTGTATAGATTTATATTATGGATGGTTATTATGGCTAATTTCTTAAGTGCTGTTTCTGAATTTCTTTTTAAAGACGCTAATATATTAATTCAAATGAGGGACTGGTTCTTTGCACAAGCTGGAAATATCTTATTAGCGTTAATTTTATTTTGGATAGGGCGATATGCTATTAAATGGGTAAAAGCTTTTGCTGTTCGCATTATGACAAAAGCTTCCTATGACTCAGCAGCAATGAGCTTTATCACTCAAATTATTAATTACGCCTTGCTAGTAGGGTTAGTATTGATTTGCTTAAACCAAATTGGTGTTCCTACAACATCTTTTATAGCTGCTTTTGGTGCTTTTGGTTTAGGTATTGGTCTCTCCTTACAGAATAACCTTTCTAATTTAGCATCTGGTTTATTAATTCTTATCTTCAAGCCTTTTAGAGCGGGTCACGTTATTCAGGTAGGTGATGTAGTCGGCAGTGTTAAATCAATCCAATTTATGTATACAGTTATTACTACAAAAGATCAAAAGAATGTATACATACCTAATTCTCTTCTTACATCCCAAGCTGTAACTAACATTGTTTATACTTCAGAACGCGTTATCCCATTTACGTTTGACATTGGTTATAATAATGATCATCATGAAGCAATAAAAATCTTAAAAAATATTTTTGCAGCAGATAAACGTGTCCTTAATCCGAAGAATATGGAAATAGGTATCTCTGAATTTGGAGACAATTCTGTACGAATCGCCGCTTATGCTCGTGTTAAGTCGAAGGATTTCCTCGCTGTTCAATACGGCATTATGTCTGATGTAAAAGATGCTTTTGATAAATATGGCATCGACATTCCATATCCTCAGCGTGTAGTATATATTCAAAATGATCCTCAACATGTAGTATATATTCAAAATGTAGATACATCGACAGGTGAAATTAAAGGGACAAAGAAAAAAGCAACTACTACAAATGTAGAAATAGATAATAGTCTTGAAAGTTAGGATACTGGAAGGTAGAACGAGAGTGATGACACTTTTAACGACGAATATTCATATATTTTATAAGAAATTGGTATTGGCCATAACTTTTATAGGAATCGTATTTATAGGTGCTGGTGTTGCTCAAGCTGCATACATTACACCTCCTTCTACTATTGGTGAGGCCGTAGTCCTTATTGATGCAGATACAAAAGAAATTTTATTTGCAAAGAATCCAGATAAGTGGATGCATCCAGCTAGTACTACGAAAATGGTTACCTTGTTAACTGCTTTAGAACTAAAGGGAACACAGCTTGATGAATTAGCTACGATAAGTAGCTATGCAACGAGCATGGAAGAATCAAACCTAGGGGTTCGCGTAGGCGATCAGATTACATTGGAAGGTGTTCTTGAAGGTATGATGGTTGCTAGTGGCAATGATGCGGCCGTTGTAGTAGCCGAAAATGTAAGCGGTTCTGTAGATAAATTTGCTAAGGATATGACTCGTATTGCTGCAAAAGCGGGTGCAAAGAATAGTGTGTTCTTGAATCCTCATGGATTAACACAAAAGGGTCACCATTCTACGGCTCGTGATTTAGCGATGATTGCAGCGTACGGCATGAAATACCAAATGTTCCGTGACAAGGTTGCTAATGATTATTACAAGGTGCCGTATCAAAACCGTGCACCAGAAACAATTCGTACTACAAACCATTTTATTCGCAATAAATATCCAGGTGCGAATGGCTTGAAAACAGGTTTTACAAACGCAGCAGGAGAATGTTTGATTGCGTCTGCCACACGGAAGGGCCATACTATGATTGTAGTTATGCTTAATGATGATAATCGTTGGGAAGAAGCTGTACAATTCCTTGATTATGGATTTAAACTCCGTGGGGTAATTTAAGGACCTATTGTGTAATGGGGGACATATGAGTTCATTTTTTGCATTTTTAAAACGCATGCGCTTCATCAATCGATGGAGCCTCATGCGAAATACGGAAATAGAAAATATTCAAGAACATAGCCTTGAAGTGGCTATGGTAGCGCACAACTTAGGGGCCATAAAAAATGAATACTTCGGTGGGAATGTAGATATCAATAAGGTAGCTGTCATAGCTATGTATCATGAGGTGAGCGAAATCTTTACAGGAGATATGCCGACACCAATCAAGTATTTTGATCCAAAGTTGCGGGAACTGTATGGTGAGGTTGAAACTTTGGCGCAAGAAAAAATGCTATCAACCTTGCCAGACCGGTTACAATCTGTTTATAAGCCTATACTTGTTGATGCAGAGGCTAGTCCAGAATGGCCTCTCGTTAAGGCTGCCGATATAATTTCAGCCTATATGAAATGCGTCAAAGAGCTCAAGGCAGGGAATGATGAGTTTAAAGAGGCACATGACTCTATCTTAGCTAAGTTGAAAAATCTAAATATGCCTGAGGTAGATATGTTTCTTGAAATATATATCCCTGCTCTTGGTAAGAGTTTGGATGAGTTGAACTATTACGAAATTAAATAATTACTAAAAGAGACGACTTCTTGAGCTGTACCCCAAAAATTGGACACAATTTTGAAGGTATAGTTCATTTGGGCCGTCTCTTTTTGATTCTAAAGATTTGTAGATTATGTTGCTAATGCTTTATCAAATTTTTGTTAGTTTGTTTAATAATAATTATTATAAGCGTATTTGTTAATTATTATCCCTTATTGAATATTATAGTTTACTTTTCCTATCTATAATCTCTTGATTTCTCATTAGTATTTTTTTACCTCGCCACGAGAAGGCTCGATGGCCATATTTTGCTTTGAATTCTTTGTTCGTTAGTGCTTCCAGTTCGTCTATATTGACATACGGTTCTATCTGTTGGAATTCTGGGATGGGCGTAGTTGGAATATTTTTGTTGTGGGGGCATACCTCTTGGCACACATCACAACCAAATACGAGTGGTGTTTTAGCGAGAATATGTTCCTCTTTATCGGTGAGTTCTCCTTTTTTCTGAGTTAAGTAGCTTTTACAAGTGTTGTATTTAAAATCGTCATGACCTAAACATTGACCTAAGCACGCTGTAATACAACGATTGCATCCCATGCAGGACTGCTCAAGGGGGGCGTTTGGCTCGAGCTCTAGTGTTGTTAAAATTGTGCCAATAACGACATAAGAACCCCACTTAGGACTGATAAAACAGTTGTTCTTTCCGTAAAAGCCGAGACCCGCCAAGTAGGCCATGTACCGATCTGCTAAAGGAGAGGTGTCGCAATGAATGGAGAACTGAGCCGAGTCATCAATTATTTGTAATCTTTCAATAAGACGTTCTAAATATTCATTAATGACCAGGTGATAATCTGTTGACCATGTATAGCGCGATAGATTGGCATGGCCTTTGTGTTGTACATGGTACGGGAATAGACAAACGATGGCACTTTTGGGCATAAACCGAGTCGTTCCTAGTAGTCTTGCCTCTACATCTGCCGTAGTAAAGGGGCATGGGTTGCTTTCAAATAAAATAGTTTTGGCCTGTTCAGGTAGTGGCCATGAGGCAATTCCAAATTCATAAATATGTAATTCTTTGCAAATTTCCTGTAAATTTATATCTTTCATCGTAGATTTAGTGGTAAATAATTGGTAAAATAAAAGTATAAGAAATGCGTGGGATTCTATAGATTTTTATTAGGTTTGTAGTTTGGTGACAACTGTATTTTTATAGTTAGCACCGTAATTCTGTTAGTATTAGTATACCATTGAGAGGACAGATTATGTTAGCATTTATGAAAGTATTACAACCGAAGACGGTGGAAGAGGCTTATGAATTAGCCACAAAGAACAAAACTGCTCCTATGCTAGCGGGAGGCTGTTGGCTGCGTCTAGGACGACGTACTTGGCCATCAGTGATTGATATGGCGAGTCTTGATTTGCGTTATGTTCGTGAAGAAGATAAGGAGTTTGTAATTGGCGCTATGGCGACACAAGGAGATGTGGAACGTTTTGAGCCTTTACAACAATTCTGCGGCGGTGCCGTAGTTAAAGGTGTTAAGGAGATTCTTGGCATTCAATTTAGAAATATTGCTACCATGGGCGGTTCTGTAGCAAGTAAATTTGGCTTCTCTGATATCATCCCTGCGCTATTGGCCGTGCATGCAGACATCGTTACCTTTAAAGGTGGGCGTATGTCCATGCAAGACTATATGACATATAGAGAACGTGATATTCTCGTGGAGATTCGCATCCCTAAAGTAGATGTACCTGTAGCTGTTGAAGCTCTTCGCATCTCTCGTGGCGACTTCCCATTATTGACAGGTGCTCTTCGCCATGACGAAAAAGGCGTTGAATTATACATCGGCACAAGACCTGGTACACCTCAATTAGCAGAAAAAGCAAGTGCTTTGCTTTCAGAAAGAGGATTATCTGCCGCAAAAGAGGCAGCTCAATTGGCATCTGAAGAACTGGTTTATCAATCTAACTCTCATGCGTCCAAAGAATATCGTATGGAGATGGTAAAAGCAATGGTTCAACGCTTAGCTAAGGAGGTGGCACAATAATGGAACTCGTACTTAATATTAATAACAAAAATGTAACTGTTAATGTGCCAACTGATGAGATGTTGTTAGATACATTGCGCAATCTTGGCTATTACAGTGTCCGCTGTGGCTGTGACACCACAAACTGTGGCCTTTGCACTGTATGGGTGGATGATGAAATTATTTTGTCTTGTGCTTATCCTACATTTCGTGCGCCAGGCCATAAGATTACTACATTAGAAGGCTTACAAGAGGAAGCTGAATTATTGGCGGCTTGTATCGCAAGTGAAGGCGCAGATCAGTGTGGTTTTTGTACAACCGGCATGATGATGAGTGCTATCAATTTGAAACGCAAAAATCCAAAGGCTAGCGATGATGAAATTCGCGAATACCTTATAGGTAACTTGTGCCGCTGTACTGGTTATGAATCACAACTTCGAGGAGTTCGTAAATTCTTAGAAGGAGGCCTATAATGATGAACAAGCATATTGGTAAATCCTATGACAAAGTTGACTCAAAAGGTATTTTGTCTGGTAAACCGTCTTATACTGGCGATTTTGTTCCCAAAGATGCGCTTGTTATTAAGGTTCTTCGTAGCCCTCATGCTCAAGCGCGCATCAAATCTATTGATACATCTAAAGCTAAATTGATCCCTGGCGTAGAAGCTATTTTTACTTATGAAGATGTGCCTAATACGCGATTTACATTAGCAGGTCAAACATATCCAGAGCCATCCGCTTATGATGCGCTCATCTTGGACCCAGTAGTTCGCTATGTTGGAGACGAAGTAGCTCTCATCGTAGCAAAAGATGAGGCTACAGCGCTTAAAGCAATGCCGCTTATCAAGGTTGAATACGAAGTACAGAAACCTGTACTTGATATGCACACTGCTATCGACCATGAAACTATAGTACATCCTGAGGATGATATTCATAACAATATCCCCGTAGGTCAAGATTACAAACGCAATATTTGCGTATCCTATCACAAACGGGTAGGAGATGTGGAAGCAGAACTCGCTAAATGTGATTACGTGGCAGAAGGTACATACTTTGACCAGGCTACACGCCAAACAACGATGGAACCATTCCAAAGCTTTGGATATATAGATGCGCTAGGTCGTGTAGTTATTGTATCCTCTACGCAAATCGTATTCCATGTACGCCGTCACATCGCTCGTGCACTCGGTATTCCGGCTACAAAAGTCCGTGTAATTAAGCCTCGTATTGGAGGTGGCTTCGGTTCTAAACAAACAGCTTGTACAGAAATTATGACAGCTTTCGTAGCGTGGACATTGAAAAAACCTTGTTATCTTTTATACGATCGTACAGAAGCACAAACTTGCTCCACTACACGTCATGCTCGTGAATGGAAAATTCGTGTAGGTGCTACAAAAGATGGCATTATTAAAGTTATTGATATGGACTCCATCACAGCCGCTGGGGCACATGCAACTCATTGCTTCACTACTACTACGGCTGGTGAACATAAATCTGTGCCTTTGTACAACAAAGCTACTGCTGTTCATTATGGTACAGAGGGGGTGTATACTAACCAAACTCCAGGTGGTGCTTTCCGTGGGTACGGTGCAACAGAAGCTTTGTGGCCATTAGAATGTGCTGTTAACCAATTGGCTGACAAGATGGGGATTGATCCAGCTGAACTACGTCAGAAGAACTTAATAGCGGAAGGTGAACAAAGCTTAGTATATGCTCCAGATGAATATCTTGATTCTGGTCTTTTCCAAGATACTGTAAATCGTGTAAAAGAAATGGCTCGTTGGGATGAACGCCCTCATTCTTGGGACATCGATGAGCGCTATCGCGGTGGACTTGGCATGGCTTTAGCATTACAAGGCTCTGGTGTCGCAAATATCGACGTAGCATCTGTTGAAATCCGACTTGGTGACGATGGCAATTATACATTGTATACTGGGTCTTCTGATATGGGCATGGGGTCTAATACCGTATTGACGCAAATGGCCTGTGAAGTAATAGGTTGTCCTATGGAATATATGACTGTTATTGAATCAGATACAGATATCGTACCATTCGATCCAGGGTCCTACGCATCTAGTACAACCTATGTAACGGGTACTGCTGCTAAGATGGCTGCAGAAGAATTACGCACTAAGATTATTGCTAAATTTGCTCAATTCTTTGAAACCGATGTTGGAAACGTTGACTTTGATGGCGTTGTAGCTACGACAAAAGATGGCTCCAAAACAATGGATATCCATCAACTGGCACCAAAATTATTAGTTGGTGCTAATGCAGAGCAATTGTCTGGTTTCGCTACATGGGGTAGTCATACATCCCCACCTCCATTCATGGCATCTATTGCTGAGATAAAAGTAGATAAACAAACTGGTAAGGTTATTCCTCTTCATTTCTACTCTTGTATCGATTGCGGTACTGTTATCAACCCTAAATTGGCTCGCGTTCAAGTTGAGGGTGGTGTAGTACAAGCTATCGGGATGGCCTTATATGAAGAGGTACGTTACTCTAATAGTGGTCGCTTAGAAACAAGTAACCTTATGACTTATAAAATTCCAACCCGTCAAGATATCGGTGAGTTACATACAGACTTCGTAGAATCTTATGAACCTACAGGCGGCTTTGGTGCTAAATCTATTGGTGAAGTTGTTATCAACACTGGTTGTCCTGCTATCCAACATGCCATTAAAAATGCAGTTGGTGCGGATCTTCGTACATTACCTATGACACCTGAGAAGGTATTTATGGCTATGGACGAGAAATATAAAGTATAGAGATTTCTATCTACTTTTTACTTTCTAAGGAGGCCTGGTTCTATGACATCACAAACATCCTATTGGAATCGATTGATTCAGCCGGGAATCGTTGCTCTTGTTGGGGCAGGCGGTAAAACGACTGTGCTTTCAAAACTAGTAGAATATGGACGGCTGAAAGGTCAGCCCATCGTAGTTACGACTACGACTCGACTCTATGAATCTCAGGTCGCTCATTATGAACCGATTTATACTCGAAATATTAATGAAGCCGATGAGTATTGTACCGACCGTCTTTTACGTGGCTATTGTGGTGCGTGGTTCGCTGGAATTACAGGAACAAAGGTAGACTCCTTAGATTGTGATCTTATCGATGGTTTAGCCAAGTTACATCCAAATTGGCAAATTGTTGTAGAAGCAGATGGAGCGAAGGAAAAATGGCTCAAGGCGCCTAAGACGACTGAGCCTGTCATTCCATCTCTTACAAAGACTACGATTGGTCTCGTAAATCTACAAATGCTAGGGGCCCCATTAGATGATGAGCACGTACATAATATCGAGCTCGTTCAAGATATCGTAAAACGCGATATGGGGGCTATTGTAACTCCGCGTATGTTGGCTGATCTTGTTTTGCATAAACAAGGTTTATTCCAATATAGTAAAGGCAAGAAAATATTGTTCTGTACTGGTTATGAAACAGTGCAACATCGCATTATCGATGATTTTATTGATCATATTGTTGATAGCGATATTACGGCTATCATTTTGGCTGATGGATATAAAGCAAGTTGTGAAATCCGTCGCATTATTCAATGTCGGTAGGTACTCATGACTATTATGAAAGCAAATTGTGATACCGCTTTTATTCCCATGAGAGACCCCATAGACCGTCGTCCTTTGCATATTGGCATTGTCCTCCTTGTGGGAGGGCAATCCAAGCGCATGGGATGTAATAAGCAACTCTTACCATGGCGTGGTAAGACTGTTCTAGATGCGGTCTGTGGGGCTCTTCAATGTGGATGGGGTGGACAGGTAGTTTCAACTATGTCCTGTAAACTACCTTTTGTGGCGGTTACTGGTGATGATCATGAGAAACTAGAATCTATTGTCACAAGCTATGGTTTTGAGGCGATTCGAAATGACCATCCTGAACTGGGGCAAGGAGTATCCATAGCGTTGGGAGTACATCATTTGGTGAATACGGCGCCCATACCGCTAGACGGTATTCTCTGTTCAGTAGGGGATCAACCACTTCTGACGAGTGCTGTTGTACATGAGGTCATTAGTGCATTTAGTGATAACTTTCATCCGAAAACTATCGTTGTTCCACATTATGGGGCGAATTGTCATTCGGGAAATCCCGTTCTCTTTGGTTCCCATTGGTTTGATTTTTTACAACAGATTCAAGGGGATCAAGGCGGTAAGACCATTATTCGTGGTGAGGGTCAAGCCCATGTCGTGAAATTATGGATTAGTGATGATGTTGGCGACGATATTGACACACCCGATGATTTTGAGCGTTTGAAACATCGTGAAAGTGAGGCATTATGAAACCATTGGTACTTATGCGTGGAGGTGGAGACATCGCTTCCGGTGCTGTATATAGATTGAGACGGGCGGGCTATCCCGTTGTAATTAGTGAAATAGCGATTCCTACCATGATTCGCCGCGAAGTATGTTACGGTAATGCGGTTCATCGTGGAGAAATGATTTTGGAACGTTTTGTTGCTCGTCATGTGTCTATTGGTGAAGTGAAGGATACATTGGCACAGGAAATCATTCCCGTTGTCACTAGCTCATATGAGGAATTATTGGACACTTTAAAACCAGAGATTGTAGTCGATGCTATTTTGAGTAAAAAGAATCTTGGAACAAAACGAGATGATGCAGAGCTCGTTATAGGTGTTGGCCCTGGATTTACTGCTGGAGAAGATGTAGATGTGGTCATTGAAACGATGCGTGGCCATTCATTAGGTCGCTGTATCTATGATGGGCCGGCTCAACCTAATACAGGTATCCCTGGAAATGTAGGTGGCTACACTCATGAGCGCGTTATCCATTCTCCAAAGGCTGGACTATTTACAGCAAAACGGCATATTGGGGATTCTGTACAAGCCAATGAGGTGATTGGTTATGTTGATGAAGAACCAGTCCGAGCTAAAATTACAGGCATTCTACGAGGAATTTTAAAAAGTGGGCTCATCGTATCAGATCATTTTAAGTTGGCTGATGTGGATGCTCGTTGTGAAGAGTCTCATTGTTATAGTATTTCAGATAAATCTCTAGCTGTTGGTGGTGGCGTTTTAGAGGCTGTTACCGCTTGGGATTATGAAAGGAATCTAGATGGAAACAATTTATGATGTGATGAAAAATCGTCTACAGGTTACTGAAACTACCGTGATGGTTACAGTTCTATCCGGTCCTCGTCAAGGGGATAAGACTATTTATGCTGAAGATGGAAGTGTTCTATACGGAACTCCTATTGAAGGATTTACTGTAGATAAAGCAAAGCTAAACTCTCTCTGCATGGTAGGCGAAATGGAGTGTTTCGTACAACCTGTAGAAAATGATCCGTCAGTTCTCGTATTAGGCGCAGGTCATGTTAGCCGAGCTATTACTGATTTGCTGTTGTTTATTGGCTGTCGTGTTACAGTTGTAGATGACCGTCCAGAATATGTAGTTCCTGAATTCTTTGATGAACGTGTTACACGTAAGTGCTTACCTTTAGAAAACTTCAAGAATGATTTACCTCTTGATGAATATAATGGCTTTATCATTGTGACGCGTGCTCATGAGTACGATAATATATGTTTAGAACAATTGCGTGGTTACTTGCCTACGTATATGGGTGTTATGGGTAGCCAAAAACGCATTCATCATGCTTTTGAAGTGTTGCGTGAGCAAGGTTGGACCCAAGATGAGTTAGATATGATTTATGCTCCAATTGGTCTAGACCTTGGTGCACAAACACCTGAGGAGATTGCATTATCTATCGTTAGTGAATATTTGGCAGTGGTACGTGGTAAAAAAGGCGGCTCATTGCGGAAAGGTAGAGTGATCCATGAATCGTGAGTTTATTGAATATCTTAGTGAACGTAAAAACGAAACCTTAGCAGTAGCGACTATTTTATATACTCGTGGATCCACACCTCGTAAAGCTGGTACATCTATGGTTGTATTTCCTGATGGATCTATTTTTGGCACTATTGGCGGCGGTCGTGCAGAAAATGAAATCCGCCTAAGTGCTGTGGACTCCTTGAATAAAAAAGAAGCTCACCGTCGTATTGATGTTCTCCTTGATGATGACGTAGCTGTTAAAGAAGGCATGGTCTGTGGTGGCCAAATGGATGTATGGATTGAAACACAAAACATCTAATAAAATCTCATTCAGCGTTTGTTTATAAATTTACAGTACTCTCAAAATGAGTTAAAATATAAGGTACAGTCAAAGAATTGATTGTACCTTATTATTTTGTATAAGGAGCTATTTTTATGCATATTGACGCACTTATACATACCTTTAGGCTTCTTGATATTGTTGATATCATAATCGTTGCCATTGGTATTTACTATTTATATAAATTGCTTAAAGATACGAGGGCCGTTTCTCTTTTAAAAGGTCTCGTCATGTTGGCAATTTTAAATTTATTGAGTCATTTATTAAATCTATACGTTATCAACTGGATTTTGCAACAAAGTATGACCGTTCTTCTCTTTGCGTTACCGGTTGTATTCCAACCAGAATTGCGTCGTGCTCTAGAACAATTGGGGCGTGGACGAATTTTCAGCAAGGCACAAAATGTAAACGAAGAAGAAATGGATATGGCCATTAATGAAGTAATGGCTGCGGCTCGCGTTATGTCTCGTGAACATACGGGGGCACTTAT
This window contains:
- a CDS encoding xanthine dehydrogenase family protein molybdopterin-binding subunit, whose protein sequence is MMNKHIGKSYDKVDSKGILSGKPSYTGDFVPKDALVIKVLRSPHAQARIKSIDTSKAKLIPGVEAIFTYEDVPNTRFTLAGQTYPEPSAYDALILDPVVRYVGDEVALIVAKDEATALKAMPLIKVEYEVQKPVLDMHTAIDHETIVHPEDDIHNNIPVGQDYKRNICVSYHKRVGDVEAELAKCDYVAEGTYFDQATRQTTMEPFQSFGYIDALGRVVIVSSTQIVFHVRRHIARALGIPATKVRVIKPRIGGGFGSKQTACTEIMTAFVAWTLKKPCYLLYDRTEAQTCSTTRHAREWKIRVGATKDGIIKVIDMDSITAAGAHATHCFTTTTAGEHKSVPLYNKATAVHYGTEGVYTNQTPGGAFRGYGATEALWPLECAVNQLADKMGIDPAELRQKNLIAEGEQSLVYAPDEYLDSGLFQDTVNRVKEMARWDERPHSWDIDERYRGGLGMALALQGSGVANIDVASVEIRLGDDGNYTLYTGSSDMGMGSNTVLTQMACEVIGCPMEYMTVIESDTDIVPFDPGSYASSTTYVTGTAAKMAAEELRTKIIAKFAQFFETDVGNVDFDGVVATTKDGSKTMDIHQLAPKLLVGANAEQLSGFATWGSHTSPPPFMASIAEIKVDKQTGKVIPLHFYSCIDCGTVINPKLARVQVEGGVVQAIGMALYEEVRYSNSGRLETSNLMTYKIPTRQDIGELHTDFVESYEPTGGFGAKSIGEVVINTGCPAIQHAIKNAVGADLRTLPMTPEKVFMAMDEKYKV
- the yqeC gene encoding selenium cofactor biosynthesis protein YqeC, whose product is MTSQTSYWNRLIQPGIVALVGAGGKTTVLSKLVEYGRLKGQPIVVTTTTRLYESQVAHYEPIYTRNINEADEYCTDRLLRGYCGAWFAGITGTKVDSLDCDLIDGLAKLHPNWQIVVEADGAKEKWLKAPKTTEPVIPSLTKTTIGLVNLQMLGAPLDDEHVHNIELVQDIVKRDMGAIVTPRMLADLVLHKQGLFQYSKGKKILFCTGYETVQHRIIDDFIDHIVDSDITAIILADGYKASCEIRRIIQCR
- a CDS encoding nucleotidyltransferase family protein; the protein is MTIMKANCDTAFIPMRDPIDRRPLHIGIVLLVGGQSKRMGCNKQLLPWRGKTVLDAVCGALQCGWGGQVVSTMSCKLPFVAVTGDDHEKLESIVTSYGFEAIRNDHPELGQGVSIALGVHHLVNTAPIPLDGILCSVGDQPLLTSAVVHEVISAFSDNFHPKTIVVPHYGANCHSGNPVLFGSHWFDFLQQIQGDQGGKTIIRGEGQAHVVKLWISDDVGDDIDTPDDFERLKHRESEAL
- the yqeB gene encoding selenium-dependent molybdenum cofactor biosynthesis protein YqeB, translating into MKPLVLMRGGGDIASGAVYRLRRAGYPVVISEIAIPTMIRREVCYGNAVHRGEMILERFVARHVSIGEVKDTLAQEIIPVVTSSYEELLDTLKPEIVVDAILSKKNLGTKRDDAELVIGVGPGFTAGEDVDVVIETMRGHSLGRCIYDGPAQPNTGIPGNVGGYTHERVIHSPKAGLFTAKRHIGDSVQANEVIGYVDEEPVRAKITGILRGILKSGLIVSDHFKLADVDARCEESHCYSISDKSLAVGGGVLEAVTAWDYERNLDGNNL
- a CDS encoding XdhC family protein; protein product: METIYDVMKNRLQVTETTVMVTVLSGPRQGDKTIYAEDGSVLYGTPIEGFTVDKAKLNSLCMVGEMECFVQPVENDPSVLVLGAGHVSRAITDLLLFIGCRVTVVDDRPEYVVPEFFDERVTRKCLPLENFKNDLPLDEYNGFIIVTRAHEYDNICLEQLRGYLPTYMGVMGSQKRIHHAFEVLREQGWTQDELDMIYAPIGLDLGAQTPEEIALSIVSEYLAVVRGKKGGSLRKGRVIHES
- a CDS encoding XdhC family protein — encoded protein: MNREFIEYLSERKNETLAVATILYTRGSTPRKAGTSMVVFPDGSIFGTIGGGRAENEIRLSAVDSLNKKEAHRRIDVLLDDDVAVKEGMVCGGQMDVWIETQNI